In Saccharothrix violaceirubra, the following are encoded in one genomic region:
- a CDS encoding YbhB/YbcL family Raf kinase inhibitor-like protein — MRSTGIVLCALLITWAVSLSPASATPTRNAFTLSSTAFADGGTIPKVHECTSGGGNDPAKKNESPPLAWSGAPAGAKSYALIMRDIDNANLIHWVIYDIPVSATSLPQNVQHVYQPPVPAGSRQIYYRGSASLYGYQGPCSPSTVNTYDFVVHALNKASLTNLNNNSSTQTAARAITAASIGSARITGES, encoded by the coding sequence GTGAGAAGCACAGGAATCGTGCTGTGTGCCCTGCTCATCACGTGGGCTGTCAGCCTCTCTCCGGCATCCGCCACGCCGACCCGGAACGCGTTCACCCTGTCCAGCACCGCGTTCGCCGACGGCGGCACGATCCCCAAGGTGCACGAGTGCACCAGCGGCGGCGGCAACGACCCGGCCAAGAAGAACGAGTCCCCACCCCTGGCCTGGTCGGGCGCACCGGCCGGGGCCAAGAGCTACGCGCTGATCATGCGGGACATCGACAACGCCAACCTCATCCACTGGGTCATCTACGACATCCCGGTCAGTGCGACGTCGTTGCCCCAGAACGTGCAACACGTCTACCAACCCCCGGTTCCGGCCGGGTCGCGGCAGATCTACTACCGGGGCAGCGCGAGCCTCTACGGCTACCAGGGCCCCTGCTCGCCCTCGACGGTCAACACCTACGACTTCGTCGTCCACGCGCTGAACAAGGCGTCGTTGACCAACCTGAACAACAACTCCTCCACGCAGACCGCCGCCCGGGCGATCACCGCGGCCTCGATCGGTTCGGCCCGGATCACCGGCGAGTCGTGA
- a CDS encoding DUF6297 family protein has product MTTSAALSRRLRRSRRRDPWRFRLSRAVDRITYTAMFTGIALGAVAELLAFTPAPDTLWNPIAVLVGVLAATAQIGVLLAFGPVVARGAARFWVLSTPVDRRGLLVPRFLAVLAVSATVGTVVFALPFVLMRVSGPWSVAGALGGVVAASVTVIVQPHVSRAPRRVVNGVAVTAWMSILALLLVRPTMSGIGGVTVPLVPVALAAVVSTGVAVWTLGRLNRIALAAGTELASALAVSVTFLDSALFTSLMTSRRTRALGRVRSARLHGRRFAVLLRADCRRVLRLRHVPLVWLGLIPVPYAIGLGYDARTQAVLHLLCAFLAAGQLSGGLRAVCGSGALRRSIGGTDRVIRTAHLVVPTVGTLVWCAATTPALPWTGTAVLSAFGAVLAVYRIATKPPLDYSAPLFDFGGYGAVPLTFILRLARGPALLLVFAYAQILLNW; this is encoded by the coding sequence GTGACCACGTCCGCCGCGCTGTCGCGCCGGCTGCGACGGTCGCGCCGCCGCGACCCGTGGCGCTTCCGGCTGTCGCGGGCGGTGGACCGGATCACCTACACGGCGATGTTCACCGGGATCGCGCTCGGTGCCGTCGCCGAACTCCTGGCGTTCACGCCGGCACCGGACACGTTGTGGAACCCGATCGCGGTACTGGTGGGCGTCCTCGCGGCCACCGCGCAGATCGGCGTGCTGCTCGCGTTCGGTCCGGTCGTGGCACGGGGCGCGGCCCGGTTCTGGGTGCTGAGCACGCCCGTGGACCGTCGCGGGCTGCTTGTGCCGCGGTTCCTCGCGGTGCTGGCGGTGTCGGCGACGGTCGGGACGGTCGTCTTCGCGCTGCCGTTCGTGCTGATGCGCGTGAGCGGTCCGTGGTCGGTGGCGGGTGCGTTGGGCGGTGTCGTCGCCGCGTCCGTGACGGTGATCGTGCAACCGCACGTGTCACGTGCGCCGCGCCGCGTCGTGAACGGTGTCGCCGTCACGGCCTGGATGTCGATCTTGGCGCTGCTTTTGGTGCGGCCGACGATGTCGGGGATCGGCGGCGTGACCGTGCCGCTGGTGCCGGTCGCGCTCGCGGCGGTGGTGTCGACCGGTGTCGCGGTGTGGACGCTCGGCCGGCTGAACCGGATCGCGTTGGCCGCCGGAACGGAGTTGGCGTCGGCGTTGGCCGTGTCGGTGACGTTCCTGGACAGCGCGTTGTTCACGTCTTTGATGACGTCGCGCCGGACCCGCGCCCTGGGACGCGTCCGTTCCGCGCGCCTGCACGGGCGCCGATTCGCCGTGCTCCTGCGCGCCGACTGCCGACGGGTGCTGAGACTGCGCCACGTGCCGCTCGTGTGGCTCGGCCTGATCCCCGTGCCGTACGCGATCGGGTTGGGTTACGACGCCCGCACCCAGGCCGTGCTGCACCTGCTGTGCGCGTTCCTGGCCGCCGGACAACTCTCCGGCGGCCTGCGCGCGGTCTGCGGTTCGGGAGCGTTACGCCGGTCGATCGGCGGCACGGACCGCGTGATCCGCACCGCCCACCTGGTCGTCCCGACGGTGGGCACACTCGTGTGGTGCGCGGCGACCACACCCGCGCTGCCGTGGACGGGCACCGCGGTGCTGTCGGCTTTCGGCGCGGTACTCGCCGTGTACCGGATCGCGACCAAGCCTCCACTGGACTACTCGGCCCCGCTGTTCGACTTCGGCGGCTACGGCGCCGTACCGCTGACGTTCATCCTGCGCCTGGCCCGAGGACCGGCGTTGTTGCTGGTGTTCGCGTACGCGCAGATCCTGCTCAACTGGTAG